The Corynebacterium renale genome includes a region encoding these proteins:
- the hisD gene encoding histidinol dehydrogenase — MLNFIDLTGTTPTASEIRRSLPRGGTDVTAVLGTVAPIIDSVKERGADAALELGEKFDHCRPEHVRVSQQAIDDAVAGLTPNLKVALETAISRIRTVHADQKPDPHTTTLAPGATVTEQFLPIERVGLYVPGGKAVYPSSVLMNVIPAQEAGATSLVVASPPQAEYGGLPHPTILAACGLLGVDEVWAVGGAQAVALLAYGDDAEGLEPVDMITGPGNIFVAAAKRLVQGVVGTDAEAGPTEIAILADDTADPVWVAYDLISQAEHDPMAASVLITDSRELAEAVDKEIEQRYTVTLNSERVHEALTGQQSGIVLVDNQDIARQVADAYASEHLEVITRNAREDAEKIRHAGAIFVGGYSPVPLGDYAAGSNHVLPTSGTARFNPGLSTHTFLRPVNLIEYDREALHGVSEAIIALADEERLPAHGEAIRARFEGK; from the coding sequence GTGCTCAACTTCATCGACCTGACCGGCACAACCCCGACGGCAAGTGAGATTCGCCGTTCCCTGCCACGCGGCGGCACGGACGTCACTGCTGTTTTGGGGACCGTAGCCCCCATCATCGACAGCGTTAAAGAACGCGGAGCGGACGCAGCTCTCGAACTTGGGGAAAAATTCGATCATTGCCGTCCCGAGCACGTCCGCGTTTCTCAGCAGGCTATCGACGACGCAGTCGCCGGCCTTACCCCAAATCTCAAAGTCGCGCTCGAAACTGCGATCAGCCGTATCCGTACCGTCCACGCAGACCAGAAGCCGGACCCACACACAACGACTCTCGCGCCGGGAGCAACCGTCACCGAACAGTTTCTCCCGATTGAACGCGTGGGACTGTATGTTCCGGGCGGTAAAGCGGTGTACCCGTCGAGTGTTTTGATGAATGTCATTCCAGCTCAGGAAGCTGGAGCTACCTCGTTGGTTGTGGCTTCGCCGCCACAGGCTGAATACGGCGGACTGCCACACCCGACAATTTTGGCTGCGTGTGGTCTGCTCGGTGTGGATGAGGTCTGGGCCGTCGGTGGGGCACAGGCCGTTGCGTTGCTGGCGTACGGTGACGATGCTGAAGGCCTGGAACCGGTAGATATGATTACCGGTCCCGGCAATATCTTCGTTGCAGCGGCAAAGCGCCTTGTTCAGGGAGTTGTGGGGACTGACGCTGAAGCCGGCCCAACAGAAATCGCGATTCTTGCAGACGATACCGCGGACCCAGTGTGGGTCGCTTACGACCTGATTAGCCAGGCAGAACATGATCCGATGGCGGCGAGTGTCCTCATCACGGACTCACGTGAACTTGCAGAAGCCGTGGACAAGGAAATCGAGCAGCGTTACACAGTGACGCTTAACTCTGAGCGCGTCCACGAAGCTTTGACGGGCCAACAGTCAGGAATCGTGCTTGTGGACAATCAGGATATTGCACGTCAAGTCGCCGACGCCTATGCCTCGGAGCACCTTGAGGTTATCACCCGCAACGCTCGGGAGGACGCCGAAAAGATTCGGCACGCGGGCGCAATTTTCGTCGGCGGTTACTCACCGGTTCCTCTTGGTGACTACGCGGCCGGGTCGAATCACGTTCTACCAACATCCGGGACCGCACGGTTTAATCCCGGCTTATCGACGCACACCTTCCTCCGGCCGGTGAACCTCATCGAATATGATCGCGAGGCACTGCACGGTGTCTCAGAAGCGATTATCGCGTTGGCAGATGAAGAACGGCTCCCCGCGCACGGTGAAGCAATCCGTGCCCGTTTTGAAGGAAAGTAA
- a CDS encoding histidinol-phosphate transaminase, producing MAGQISLDELPIRDELRGKSAYGAPQLDVPVALNTNENPYPPSDALIKDLTEEVARLARTLNRYPERDAVELRTALADYVSKQTGVAVTVDNLWAANGSNEVLQQLLQAFGGPGRSVLGFQPSYSMHPILAAGTQTEFLNCPRGEDFTIDVATALETIADKQPEIVFITTPNNPTGDVTDIADIERIVQAAPGIVIVDEAYMEFSASPSAVTLLEKYPTKLVVSRTMSKAFDFAGGRLGYFVAAPAFVEAVMLVRLPYHLSVLSQAAATVALRHSKDTLATVDKLSEERTRVAARLSELGYYVVPSESNFVFFGTFADQHAVWQEFLDRGILIRDVGVDGHLRTTIGLPEENDAFLDAAQQLVGYISAR from the coding sequence GTGGCTGGCCAAATCTCCCTCGACGAACTCCCAATCCGAGACGAATTACGGGGCAAGAGTGCTTACGGAGCACCTCAGCTGGACGTTCCCGTAGCGCTGAATACGAACGAAAACCCGTATCCACCATCCGACGCGCTCATCAAAGACCTCACTGAAGAGGTCGCTCGGCTTGCCCGGACCTTGAACAGGTACCCGGAACGTGATGCCGTGGAACTGCGCACCGCGCTCGCAGATTATGTGAGCAAGCAAACTGGTGTTGCCGTGACCGTCGATAATCTCTGGGCGGCGAACGGCTCAAATGAGGTCCTCCAGCAGCTGCTCCAGGCCTTTGGCGGGCCGGGGCGCAGCGTGCTGGGTTTCCAGCCCAGCTACTCCATGCACCCGATTCTGGCGGCGGGGACGCAAACCGAGTTTCTGAACTGCCCCCGCGGTGAGGATTTCACTATCGACGTCGCTACCGCGCTGGAGACGATCGCAGACAAACAACCGGAAATCGTGTTCATCACGACGCCCAATAACCCGACCGGTGATGTCACGGACATCGCTGACATCGAACGCATCGTGCAAGCCGCACCCGGCATTGTGATCGTTGACGAGGCCTACATGGAGTTTTCTGCCAGCCCCTCAGCGGTAACTTTGCTGGAGAAATACCCCACTAAGTTGGTCGTGTCGAGGACTATGTCAAAGGCATTCGATTTCGCCGGTGGGCGCCTAGGATACTTCGTGGCAGCACCAGCATTCGTGGAAGCCGTCATGCTCGTTCGGTTGCCATACCACCTTTCAGTGCTTTCGCAGGCAGCAGCGACGGTAGCCTTGCGCCACAGTAAAGATACGCTTGCGACCGTCGATAAGCTGTCTGAAGAGCGCACACGTGTAGCTGCACGCCTCAGTGAATTGGGCTACTACGTTGTGCCCAGCGAATCGAACTTTGTTTTCTTTGGTACGTTCGCCGACCAACACGCAGTGTGGCAAGAATTTTTGGACCGTGGGATCCTCATCCGTGACGTCGGAGTGGATGGCCACCTGCGGACAACCATCGGTTTACCGGAAGAAAATGATGCCTTCCTGGACGCCGCGCAACAGCTCGTCGGATACATTTCGGCACGTTAA
- the hisB gene encoding imidazoleglycerol-phosphate dehydratase HisB — MTERIGTATRTTSESDITVTINLDGTGKVDIDTGLPFFDHMLTAFGVHGSFDLTVHAKGDTHIDAHHTVEDTAIVLGTALADAIGDKNGIRRFGSQQLPMDETLVEAVLDISGRPYFVMTGEPEHMVHQIIGGHYATVINHHFFESLALNSRITLHVICHYGRDPHHITEAEYKAVARALRQAVERDPRVHGIPSTKGAL, encoded by the coding sequence ATGACAGAGCGCATTGGGACGGCAACTCGCACCACAAGCGAGTCCGACATCACCGTCACCATCAACCTCGATGGAACTGGCAAGGTGGACATCGACACGGGACTGCCATTCTTTGACCATATGCTCACCGCCTTTGGCGTGCACGGCAGTTTCGATCTCACCGTCCATGCGAAGGGCGACACGCATATCGACGCCCATCACACCGTCGAAGACACCGCGATTGTGCTCGGTACCGCGTTAGCCGACGCTATTGGGGACAAGAACGGCATCCGCCGGTTTGGCTCTCAGCAGTTGCCCATGGATGAGACCCTCGTCGAAGCAGTGCTCGACATTTCTGGCCGGCCGTACTTCGTGATGACTGGCGAACCCGAACATATGGTGCATCAAATCATCGGTGGCCACTACGCCACTGTGATCAACCACCATTTCTTCGAATCCTTGGCTCTTAATTCGCGTATTACGCTGCACGTTATCTGCCATTACGGCCGCGACCCGCACCATATCACCGAGGCCGAGTACAAAGCCGTTGCACGGGCTTTGCGTCAGGCAGTGGAACGCGATCCCCGTGTCCACGGCATCCCGTCGACCAAGGGCGCCTTATAA
- a CDS encoding MFS transporter, translated as MAIRALNRDELEKLDSIWKSPGYLAAIIAVACAFGAWSLLLPVIPTAVLDAGGSNTLAGATTGIFMATTVVTQIFTPRLLRQFGYNPVMVVSAMLLGVPALGYLLGMTAGPALLFSAIRGVGFGALTVAQSALIAELVPHRLLGKATGTMGLLVGLSQMVGLPLGLFIVDSMLGFPAACVLAAIIGLTAGAMCMRIPKIRPTTQVEVDSNATIPEGPQEDHQGQARPSQARQPQTTMAAHTPAWKLVTVPAIAICSLSMSFGAVSSFLPAAVRELDPVTGAVLAGLMLSVVGGAGMIFRYSSGIIADKRGVAGGTMIPGQILGLVGIGLMALVLAQGWSVWWLVLAAILFGGGFGFVQNESLLTMFARLPRSQISSASAYWNSSYDAGTGIGSFILGAVAAQAAYAGAFGVGSAIIVAGLVVTCLDKIGGKYRIAETNNTRARLRRIPVAYKAVQGARRLRGKARRPQRPGPRQ; from the coding sequence ATGGCGATCCGGGCACTGAACCGCGATGAGCTAGAAAAGCTCGACAGTATTTGGAAAAGCCCGGGTTATTTGGCAGCCATCATCGCCGTCGCGTGTGCATTCGGCGCGTGGTCACTTCTCCTTCCTGTCATCCCCACCGCTGTTCTCGACGCTGGCGGTTCCAACACCCTAGCTGGCGCAACAACCGGCATCTTTATGGCGACCACCGTGGTCACCCAGATATTTACACCACGCCTACTGCGCCAGTTTGGATATAACCCCGTTATGGTCGTGTCCGCGATGTTGCTAGGCGTGCCCGCGTTGGGGTACCTCCTTGGTATGACGGCTGGGCCTGCTTTGCTGTTCTCCGCAATCCGCGGCGTGGGGTTCGGTGCACTGACAGTGGCGCAATCTGCGCTGATTGCCGAGCTCGTGCCGCATCGTTTGCTAGGTAAAGCCACGGGCACCATGGGCCTACTCGTTGGCCTGTCCCAGATGGTTGGCCTTCCTCTTGGCTTATTTATCGTGGACTCTATGCTGGGTTTTCCGGCGGCCTGCGTGCTGGCTGCGATTATCGGATTGACTGCCGGTGCGATGTGCATGCGCATTCCCAAGATCCGTCCAACCACCCAAGTGGAAGTCGATTCGAATGCCACAATCCCAGAGGGCCCGCAGGAAGATCACCAAGGCCAAGCTCGTCCTTCGCAGGCTAGACAACCGCAGACAACCATGGCCGCGCATACGCCGGCGTGGAAGCTGGTCACTGTCCCTGCCATCGCAATCTGCTCACTGTCGATGAGCTTCGGCGCGGTCTCCTCATTCCTGCCGGCTGCCGTTCGTGAACTTGATCCGGTCACCGGCGCGGTGCTCGCCGGACTCATGCTTTCAGTTGTGGGTGGCGCGGGCATGATTTTCCGGTACAGCTCGGGAATTATCGCCGATAAGCGTGGCGTTGCTGGTGGCACCATGATCCCCGGACAAATCCTGGGGCTGGTGGGTATCGGGCTCATGGCGCTCGTCCTTGCACAGGGGTGGTCCGTGTGGTGGCTCGTTCTTGCTGCGATTCTTTTCGGCGGCGGATTCGGGTTTGTTCAGAACGAGTCCCTGCTGACTATGTTCGCGCGCTTGCCCCGCAGTCAGATTTCTTCGGCATCGGCCTACTGGAACTCTTCCTACGACGCGGGTACGGGCATTGGTTCTTTCATCCTGGGTGCGGTCGCAGCACAGGCAGCCTATGCGGGTGCGTTTGGAGTGGGTTCCGCGATTATTGTTGCCGGGCTCGTCGTGACGTGCTTGGACAAAATCGGTGGCAAGTACCGCATCGCCGAGACGAACAACACACGCGCACGCTTGCGCCGGATTCCCGTAGCGTACAAGGCTGTCCAGGGGGCGCGTCGTCTCCGTGGTAAAGCCCGCCGCCCCCAACGGCCTGGCCCGCGGCAGTAG
- the hisH gene encoding imidazole glycerol phosphate synthase subunit HisH, whose amino-acid sequence MISTPRVALLDYGAGNIRSAARALEKAGAEVFLTADPHQALEAEGLVVPGVGAYEACMKNLRAIHGPRIIGQRLAGGRPVLGICVGMQVLFDAGTEHGVTTEGCGQWPGVVEKLQTRILPHMGWNIVEGIAESEMFAGIDPETRFYFVHSYAARTWELETDGLTRAPEVFWAQHEDDRFVAAVDNGTLWATQFHPEKSGEAGAQLLRNWISRL is encoded by the coding sequence ATGATTTCAACTCCACGAGTAGCGCTGCTGGATTATGGCGCAGGTAACATCCGATCTGCAGCTCGAGCCTTGGAGAAGGCTGGGGCAGAGGTTTTCCTTACAGCTGATCCGCATCAAGCACTCGAGGCAGAGGGCCTAGTTGTTCCAGGCGTTGGCGCCTACGAGGCGTGCATGAAGAATCTCCGCGCGATTCACGGTCCGCGTATTATTGGCCAGCGCCTTGCTGGCGGTCGCCCGGTCTTAGGTATCTGCGTGGGGATGCAGGTGCTTTTCGACGCCGGTACCGAACACGGAGTTACTACCGAGGGGTGCGGGCAGTGGCCTGGCGTCGTCGAGAAGCTCCAGACCCGCATCCTGCCGCACATGGGCTGGAACATTGTCGAAGGCATCGCTGAATCCGAGATGTTTGCAGGCATTGACCCGGAGACACGCTTCTATTTTGTGCATTCGTATGCAGCACGCACGTGGGAGCTAGAAACCGACGGTCTCACCCGCGCCCCGGAGGTTTTTTGGGCGCAGCACGAAGATGACCGCTTTGTGGCTGCAGTGGACAACGGTACCCTCTGGGCGACACAATTCCACCCCGAAAAGTCGGGCGAGGCAGGCGCGCAGCTCCTGCGCAACTGGATTAGCCGACTGTAA
- the priA gene encoding bifunctional 1-(5-phosphoribosyl)-5-((5-phosphoribosylamino)methylideneamino)imidazole-4-carboxamide isomerase/phosphoribosylanthranilate isomerase PriA gives MTFTLLPAVDVVRGQAVRLDQGEAGTEKSYGDPLSAALQWQEQGAQWLHFVDLDAAFGRGSNHDLMAEITGKLDIAVELTGGIRDDESLERALATGAKRVNIGTAALTQPEWIARVLGEYGDRVAVDIAVRFEDGQWRTKANGWVSDGGDMWEVIERLDAAGCTRFVVTDVSKDGTLSGPNVELLRDVSAATDALVTASGGISSIQDITSIAEYADEGIDSAIIGKALYENRFTLSHALEAVAALGR, from the coding sequence ATGACGTTTACCTTGCTTCCTGCAGTTGATGTTGTCCGTGGACAGGCAGTACGCCTTGATCAAGGTGAAGCCGGCACCGAGAAATCTTATGGTGATCCCTTAAGTGCTGCTCTGCAGTGGCAGGAACAGGGGGCGCAGTGGCTCCACTTTGTCGACCTGGATGCTGCGTTTGGACGTGGTTCCAACCATGATTTGATGGCTGAGATTACCGGGAAGCTTGACATTGCGGTGGAGCTGACCGGCGGGATCCGTGACGACGAGTCTTTGGAACGTGCCCTTGCTACCGGCGCGAAACGTGTCAATATTGGGACAGCTGCCCTGACGCAACCGGAGTGGATTGCGCGCGTCCTCGGGGAATATGGGGACCGCGTTGCGGTGGATATTGCTGTGCGGTTCGAAGATGGACAGTGGCGGACAAAGGCGAACGGCTGGGTCTCTGACGGCGGGGATATGTGGGAGGTTATCGAGCGTTTAGACGCTGCCGGTTGTACCCGATTCGTCGTCACCGATGTCTCAAAGGACGGTACGCTCAGCGGACCGAACGTAGAACTGCTTCGCGACGTTTCCGCTGCCACCGATGCTTTGGTAACTGCGTCAGGTGGAATTTCTAGCATCCAAGACATCACCTCGATTGCTGAATATGCAGATGAAGGTATCGATTCTGCGATCATCGGCAAGGCTTTGTATGAGAACCGCTTCACGCTCAGCCACGCTTTGGAAGCCGTCGCTGCCTTAGGACGCTAA
- a CDS encoding inositol monophosphatase family protein, which translates to MSTLSNPLNHSALLATATDAASYAAHMIMDHFGLAHGYEKAPGAVVTDVDVEIERRLRRRLHTATGFAVMGEETGGELGAEPTWVIDPIDGTSNFITGNPDCAVLISLVVDNRVEVAVTVIPQRGLRYTAVRGGQLVRNGVPQTGTRRCDPTVEVVGLSAINQLAFDLAQTTLRPRVTGSVGVNLAYAAQGIFSAAVSTSPHVWDNAAGALLCESAGLEVRALDGQEWTPRSGPLVAGTHEAVETVLDTMRAQHH; encoded by the coding sequence ATGTCTACGCTTTCAAACCCACTCAACCATTCTGCGCTTTTGGCTACCGCCACGGATGCTGCGTCGTACGCTGCCCACATGATCATGGATCACTTCGGCTTGGCGCATGGTTACGAGAAAGCGCCCGGGGCAGTGGTTACTGACGTGGACGTGGAAATTGAACGCCGCTTACGTCGGCGGCTGCACACTGCGACTGGGTTTGCCGTGATGGGCGAAGAAACAGGTGGCGAACTGGGCGCTGAACCGACGTGGGTCATTGATCCTATTGACGGGACATCAAACTTCATTACCGGTAATCCCGATTGTGCGGTCCTCATTAGCTTAGTTGTGGATAACCGTGTCGAAGTTGCCGTCACAGTCATTCCGCAGCGTGGCCTGCGGTACACCGCAGTTCGCGGCGGCCAGTTGGTTCGCAATGGCGTACCGCAGACGGGTACGCGCCGCTGCGATCCCACAGTCGAAGTAGTCGGGCTTTCGGCGATTAACCAGTTGGCGTTTGATTTAGCACAGACAACGTTGCGTCCGCGCGTAACAGGTTCGGTCGGCGTGAACTTGGCTTATGCTGCGCAAGGGATTTTCAGCGCAGCAGTATCCACGTCACCGCACGTGTGGGATAACGCCGCGGGCGCATTGCTATGTGAAAGCGCTGGACTGGAAGTCCGGGCACTTGACGGGCAGGAGTGGACGCCACGTTCCGGGCCCCTAGTTGCAGGCACCCACGAGGCCGTTGAAACGGTACTCGATACGATGCGTGCTCAGCACCATTGA
- the hisF gene encoding imidazole glycerol phosphate synthase subunit HisF: MAVAVRVIPCLDVDNGRVVKGVNFENLRDAGDPVELAARYNAEGADEMTFLDVSASKEGRSTMVDVVRRTAAEVFIPLTVGGGVRSVDDVRELLAAGADKVSVNTAAIARPELLRELAQQFGSQCIVLSVDARRVPEGGTPQPSGFEVTTHGGTKSAGIDAVEWAVKGQEYGVGEILLNSMDGDGTKDGFDIELLEKVCAAVHVPVIASGGAGAAEHFPPAVAAGAQAVLAASIFHFGEVSISEVKEALAEAGYEVRTK, translated from the coding sequence ATGGCGGTCGCTGTACGTGTGATTCCGTGTTTGGATGTGGACAACGGTCGTGTTGTCAAGGGCGTTAATTTTGAAAACTTGCGTGATGCTGGCGATCCGGTAGAGCTGGCTGCACGCTATAACGCTGAAGGTGCTGATGAGATGACGTTCCTCGACGTCTCTGCGTCTAAGGAAGGGCGCTCGACGATGGTCGACGTGGTGCGCCGTACTGCAGCTGAAGTATTCATCCCACTGACTGTGGGCGGCGGTGTTCGCAGCGTTGACGATGTCCGCGAACTCCTTGCAGCCGGCGCCGACAAGGTATCCGTAAACACTGCTGCGATCGCCCGTCCGGAGCTGTTGCGAGAATTGGCGCAGCAGTTCGGGTCCCAGTGCATCGTCTTGTCCGTGGATGCGCGCCGCGTACCTGAGGGGGGCACGCCCCAGCCGAGTGGTTTCGAAGTTACGACGCACGGTGGCACTAAATCTGCTGGCATTGATGCTGTCGAGTGGGCGGTTAAAGGCCAGGAGTATGGGGTTGGCGAAATCCTCTTGAACTCTATGGACGGGGACGGCACCAAGGATGGCTTCGACATCGAGTTGTTAGAGAAGGTGTGCGCTGCCGTCCACGTCCCTGTGATTGCCTCTGGTGGGGCCGGGGCAGCAGAACATTTCCCACCGGCAGTCGCAGCTGGTGCCCAGGCCGTGTTGGCGGCGTCTATTTTCCACTTCGGAGAAGTATCCATCAGTGAAGTAAAAGAAGCGTTGGCGGAAGCGGGATATGAGGTAAGGACGAAATGA
- the hisI gene encoding phosphoribosyl-AMP cyclohydrolase has product MTLQPEDAVLPSGIAQRVKFNADGLVPAIVQDAQSREVLMMAWMDKHALAFTLATRKGTYWSRSRKEYWVKGATSGNTQKVHEVRLDCDGDTVLLLIDQVGGACHTGDRTCFDAGLILEDPISE; this is encoded by the coding sequence ATGACATTACAACCCGAGGACGCCGTATTGCCGTCTGGAATTGCCCAGCGTGTGAAGTTCAACGCGGACGGTTTGGTGCCGGCCATCGTCCAGGACGCCCAAAGCAGGGAGGTGCTCATGATGGCGTGGATGGACAAGCACGCGCTTGCCTTCACGCTGGCGACCCGAAAGGGGACCTATTGGTCGCGATCCCGTAAAGAATATTGGGTTAAGGGCGCCACGTCGGGCAATACTCAGAAGGTGCATGAAGTACGTCTCGACTGTGACGGGGATACCGTGTTGCTCCTCATCGATCAGGTTGGTGGCGCGTGCCATACCGGCGATCGCACGTGCTTTGATGCCGGTCTCATTCTGGAGGACCCGATCAGTGAGTAA
- a CDS encoding TIGR02234 family membrane protein produces the protein MSKKQSRIAAAGLGIGALALWFGAGMDWIAVTAFDDKAGTVEQTVSGSAWSTELTAVALLLAAGCVAGFALRRLGRRIVGVVCAVAAAAVAWVPVSVLTRGVDPTRVHELLTSGLTSQRASAPVNLNAWAELTELHTHTGGPALAIAGAAVAFVSAIVLAMRPGVDAVGTKYERATTRKEKALDDLQREPDSGRTLWDALDADIDPTEQYPRHTP, from the coding sequence GTGAGTAAGAAGCAATCCAGGATCGCTGCGGCGGGTTTGGGAATCGGCGCACTTGCTTTGTGGTTTGGCGCGGGTATGGATTGGATCGCGGTCACCGCTTTCGATGATAAAGCCGGCACCGTGGAACAGACAGTGTCTGGTTCAGCATGGTCAACAGAACTCACCGCGGTGGCGTTGCTGCTAGCCGCCGGGTGTGTGGCTGGATTTGCTTTGCGACGTCTGGGCCGCCGCATAGTGGGCGTGGTGTGTGCAGTGGCCGCAGCTGCTGTGGCCTGGGTGCCTGTTTCGGTGTTGACGAGGGGAGTCGACCCTACCCGCGTGCATGAGTTGTTGACATCCGGATTGACCAGTCAGCGTGCCAGTGCGCCGGTAAATCTTAATGCGTGGGCAGAGTTGACCGAGCTGCATACTCACACGGGTGGTCCAGCGCTTGCGATTGCCGGGGCGGCCGTAGCTTTTGTGTCTGCGATCGTGTTAGCTATGCGCCCTGGCGTCGACGCCGTCGGGACAAAATATGAGCGCGCGACAACGCGTAAAGAAAAAGCTCTGGACGACTTGCAGCGTGAACCTGATTCTGGGCGTACTTTGTGGGATGCGCTGGATGCGGATATTGATCCTACGGAACAGTACCCCCGCCATACCCCTTAA
- the lgt gene encoding prolipoprotein diacylglyceryl transferase: MQTYFLANIPSPSQGVWYLGSIPIRAYAVCIIIGIVVAIWLTLRRYTARGGNADDVWDAAIVVVICGIIGGRAYHVATDWPKYFGPGANPWDVLKVNQGGLGIWGAVLLGTLGVWVLFRVKGIRFAPFADAAAPGIVLAQGIGRLGNWFNQELYGRPTDVPWALELYYRVDENGRYAPVTGHSTGEIIATVHPTFLYELVLNVVICVVLLWADKRFMLGHGRVFALYVALYCAGRFCVELMRDDAAMHVAGLRINTIVSFITCAIAVTVFVKLPRGRETPVQVAKKDSEETPQGVQP, encoded by the coding sequence GTGCAAACCTACTTTCTGGCAAATATCCCATCGCCGTCGCAGGGTGTCTGGTACTTGGGAAGCATCCCAATTAGGGCATACGCGGTGTGCATCATCATCGGTATTGTGGTCGCCATTTGGTTGACACTGCGCCGATACACCGCTCGCGGCGGTAACGCCGATGACGTGTGGGATGCAGCGATCGTGGTGGTTATTTGCGGAATTATCGGTGGCCGCGCCTACCACGTGGCCACGGATTGGCCCAAGTACTTTGGGCCCGGGGCTAATCCGTGGGATGTGTTAAAAGTGAATCAAGGTGGGCTAGGCATCTGGGGTGCAGTGCTTCTTGGAACGCTTGGCGTGTGGGTGCTTTTCCGCGTGAAGGGCATCCGGTTTGCTCCTTTTGCGGATGCCGCTGCTCCGGGCATTGTGCTTGCTCAAGGCATTGGCCGTTTAGGTAACTGGTTTAACCAGGAGTTGTACGGTAGGCCTACGGATGTGCCGTGGGCTTTGGAGCTGTATTACAGGGTTGATGAAAACGGCCGTTATGCGCCGGTCACCGGGCACTCGACAGGCGAAATTATCGCTACTGTCCACCCGACCTTCTTGTATGAGCTGGTCCTTAATGTGGTTATCTGCGTGGTGCTGCTCTGGGCTGACAAGCGATTCATGCTCGGACATGGCCGGGTATTTGCTCTGTACGTAGCGCTGTATTGTGCAGGACGGTTCTGTGTGGAACTCATGCGTGATGACGCCGCGATGCATGTCGCCGGTCTCCGAATCAACACCATCGTGTCTTTCATCACGTGTGCTATTGCTGTGACGGTATTTGTCAAGCTTCCTCGTGGTCGAGAAACCCCTGTTCAAGTGGCGAAAAAGGATTCTGAAGAGACCCCGCAAGGCGTGCAACCATAA